The window ATCTAGCTGAGCCCCTTTCCGGCCGGTTTACGCCTACCTGGGCATGAGAACGTTCATGCTGGTGGTTCTGGGATGCCTGACCTGCGCAGCGCCTGCCGGCGCGCAGGCGCCCGAGCCCGGCGGCTCGGCGGGACACGGTGACGTCTATGCCGTCACCGGCTGGCAGAACCTCAGGTTGGATCGCACCGGCGACTTCGATCGGCCGGATCACAACTGGGTCCACGCCATCCTGTTCGGCGGCGCCGGAGGCGGCTGGTACTGGACCGACCATCTCAAGACGCAGGTCGATGTCGGCGTCGGCACGCCGGCGCATCAGTACCGCTACCGCTCGCGAACGATCAACGGTTCCCCGACGAGCGAGATCTCGCGCGTCCGGATCACGCGGCCGAGCGTGTCGCTGTCGCAGCAATACCAGTTCTTCCGCAACCAGTGGTTCCACCCGCGCCTGGGCATCGGCATCGACATCGCGCGGGAGACGCGGACCGAGCACTACGATCCGATCTGGGGCTTCGATCCGGTCAGCCGGGTGACGCGCGAGCTCGCCCCGGCCCGGAAAGAAGGGCCCGAGCACAGCACGGTCGTGCGCCCGTTCGGCGAGCTGGGCTTCAAGGCGTACATGACCCGGCGCGCGTTCTTCACCGGAGACATGCGGCTGATGGTGCGCGGCGGCATCGACCAGGCGCTGTTCCGCGCCGGGTTCGGCGTCGATTTCTGATCGAGGGATGTGATGACCAGACGAATCATGGCAATCGCGTTGAGCGCCGCGTTGACGACCACCGGCTGTGCCTCCGCGGCAGGACCGCGGGTCGCGGCGGATCCGGCGGCACCGCCGATCGACCGATCGACGATGGCGGAGTACGCGCAGAGGATTCCGGCGGGAAGCCGGGTGCGCGTGGAGCAGACCGACGGCCGCAGCCTGCGCGGCACGCTGATGAAGGCCGGACCGGATTCAATCACGGTGCAGCGCAACACGCGCGTGCCCGAGCCGCCGGTGCAGATTCCGATCGAGCGGATCGCGCGCCTCACGCTCGATCAGGCGTCGTCGTCGGTCGGCAAGAACATCGCCATCGGCGTCGCCTCAGGCGTGGGCGCGACGTTCGGCGTGCTCCTCCTCCTCGCGGCGATCTGGGGGGACTAGGTCGAGCATCGGCGTGGTCATGGCGGTCGTGACGAGCGCCATGATCACCATCATCGTGAACAGGCGCGGGCTGATGACGCCGAGGTCCAGCCCCACGTTCAGCACCACCAGCTCCATCAGGCCGCGGGTGTTCATGAGGATGCCGAGCCGCACTCCCAGGCGCTGCGGCATTCCCGTCAGGCGCGCGGCCAGCAGCGTGCCACCGAACTTCCCCGCCGTCGCCAGCACGACAATCGAGAGACAAATCGCCCAGTCCTGCCAGGACGCGAGGAGACCAATTTCCGTCCGCAGCCCGGTGACCGCGAAGAACGCCGGCAGGAACAGGATCGTGACCACCGGCGTGCGATCGTGCTGCAGCCGGCGCGCCAGCGTGCTGCCGGCCGGGACGACCGCGCCGAAGAGAAACGCGCCGAAGATCGCGTGAATGCCGATCAGCTCCGCCACGACCGCGGACGCGAGCAGCCCGGCGAGCGCCCACGTGACGGCGGCGTGCGACAGCTCGCCGTCGGCGTCTTCGGTCAGCCGGACCGCGATCGGCCGCACCACGAGGAACATCGCGGCGATGAACGCGACCGTCAGTCCGAGGACGACGGCCGCGTCGAACAGCGTCGCGCGTGCGATGCCGACCGTGATCGCCAGCAGGCACCACGCGCTCACGTCGTCCACCGCCGCGCACGTCAGCGCCGCCGTGCCGAGCTCGGTGCGCGACAGGCCGCGATCGGTGAGGATGCGCGCCAGCACCGGGAAGGCAGTGATCGACATCGCCACGCCCATGAACATGGCGAACGCGAGGAACGGCACGCCGGGCTGGCTCAACCCGCGATGCGTCGCCGCGGCGAGCGCCCAGCCCAGCGCGAACGGCACGGCGATGCTCGCCAGCGAAGTCACCACGTACGGCGCGGCACGCCGCCGCAGCGAACGCGGGTCGAACTCGAGGCCGACGACAAACATGTAGAGAATGACGCCGATCTGGGCGATGACGCCGAGCGTCGGCCGCGCCGCGGCCGGAAACAGAAACGCCTCGACGCCAGGCGCGACGGCGCCCAGCAGCGACGGCCCGAGCAGAATCCCGGCCAGGACTTCGCCGATGACCGGAGGCTGCCCGACCCGCGCGACCAGCACGCCGAGCACGCGCCCGGCGATGACGACGATGGCGAGCGCGAGCAGGACGTGGAACAGCAGCTCGGTCGTCATGAAGAGGCGGTGCCGCTCCGTCCGTCGTGCCGGCGCAGCCGTTCCCGGCGCGCGCGCTCCGTCTCGCGGATGCCGAGGTTGAACCAGAGCAGACGTCCCGCCGCCAGCAGCATGTTGATGCCGAGGAATGCCGGCAGGATGATCTCGCGCCGTTCGTGCTCCAGGTAGGCGAACACGATGAGCGGGATGCCGGCGGCGATCAGCGCCCAGGCGATGATCTGCCGCTTCCGCAGGACGCGCGGATGGGTGTCGGCGTCCCGCGCCCGCGAAGGATGCAGCAGCGTGACGAGCGGTGGATTCGCGCGGCCGGCCGCGTCGAAGATGTCGAGGCGCATCCCGGGCGCCTTCGCGAGCGTCGCCTCGGCGAAGGCCTGGGCCGCGGAGAGCGAATCGAAGATGACGCAGGTGGCCTGGGCGGCGTCGGCGAACGGCCGGCCGTCGGTGTCACACGGCGCGCCGCTGTCGAGGTCTTTCGCAAAGACCGCGACCTGCCCCGGCCGCACGATCTCCATCCAGCTCGCCGGCCGGCGGGACGGGTCGTGGAGCCGGACGATCTGCACGGCTGTATTGTAGGCTGCCGGAATCCGCCCGCCGCTCCGCTCTCCGCTTTCGGTGCTGGTGTAAACTCCCGCACGTGAAATCGAAATATTTCGTGGCTCCCGCTGCGGCGCTGGCGTTCGCCGCAGCCCTGGTGTTGGACGTCGCCGCATCGCGGCCGACGCAGACCGCCGCGGCCGACGGACCGATCGATCCGATGGTGCTGAAGGCGTACCAATGGCGCAGCATCGGGCCGCTGCGCGGCGGGCGCTCGATCGCCGTCAGCGGCGTCAAGGGGCGGCCGCGCGAAGCCTACTTCGGCGCGGTGGGCGGCGGGTTGTGGAAGACGACCGACGGCGGCGAGAACTGGAATCCGGTCACCGACGGGCAGATCAAGAGCTCCTCGGTCGGCGCCGTCGCCGTCTCCCAGTCCAACCCGGACATCGTCTACATCGGCATGGGCGAATCCTGCATCCGCGGCAACATCATGCCGGGCGACGGGATGTACAAGTCGACCGACGCGGGCAAGACGTGGACGCACGTCGGCTTCGGCGACGGCACCGTCGACGCCATCTCGAAGATCCGCGTGCATCCGTCCAATCCCGACATCGTGTGGGTCGCCGTGTTCGGCAAATACGGCACGAACAGCGAGCAGCGCGGCGTGTTCAAGACGACGGACGGCGGCAAGACGTGGACGAAGGTGCTCTACCGCGACACCAGGACCGGCGCGGTGGACCTGTCGGTCGATCGTCGCAATCCGAACACGATCTACGCGGCGCTCTGGGAGGCGTACCGCGTCGAGTACCAGATGTCCAGCGGCGGGCCCGGCAGCGGGCTGTTCAAGTCCACCGACGGCGGCGAGAACTGGACGGAGATCACGCGCAATCCCGGCCTGCCCTCCGGCGTCGTCGGGCGCATCGGCATCGACGTCTCCGGCGCGGACCCGAATCGCGTCTACGCCCTGGTCGAGAACGAGCGCGGCGGTCTGTACGTCTCCGACAACGCCGGCGGCACATGGATGCTCGTCAACGAGAACCGCAACATCCGGCAGCGCGCGTTCTACTACACGCACGTCATCGCCGATCCTGCCGCCAAAGACACCGTCTACATGCTGAACACGAGCGCGTTCCGCTCGACCGACGGCGGCAAGACCGTCGCCAACGTCGGCCAGGGAACGCACGGCGACCATCACGACCTGTGGATCGACCCCGACGATCCCAGGCATCTCGTGATCGGCAACGACGGCGGCGGGGCGGTGTCGATCGCCGCGGGCCAGGGCTGGACGGCGCAGGACTTCGCGACGGCGCAGTATTACCACGTCATCACCACCCGGCACGTGCCGTTTCACGTCTGCGGCGCACAGCAGGACGGCAGCACCGTCTGCGTGCCGAGCAACGCGACGGTCGGCGGCGGACGCGGCGCGGCTGGCGGAGCCGCCGGTGGCGGCGGACGCGGCGGCGCCGCGCCGGAGCTGTACAGCCCCGGCGGGGCGGAGCCGGGCTACGTCGCACCCGATCCGCTCAACGTCGACATCTTCTACGCCGGCGGCAACAACGGATCGCTGCTCACCCGCCTCGATCGGCGCACCAGCAACCTGCGCGAGGTCAATCCGTATCCGCGCATGTTCTCCGGGGAACCGTCGAGCGAACTGTTCGAGCGCTGGCAGTGGACCTATCCGATCATCTTCTCGCACGCCGACCCGCGCGTGCTCTACACCGCGTCGCAGCACGTGTGGAAAACCACCAACGGCGGCGACACGTGGGACAAGATCAGCCCCGATCTCACGCGCCACGATCCCAAGACGATGGGGCCGTCGGGCGGTCCGATTACCCACGACATGAACAGCCCCGAGGTCTACGCGACCGTGTTCGCGCTCGGACCCGGCAAGAAGGACGTCAACATCCTGTGGGCCGGATCCGACGACGGGCTCGTGCACGTGACGCGCGACGGCGGCAGGAACTGGACGAAGGTCACGCCGCCCGACATGCCCGACCTCGGACGCGTCAGCCAGATCGACGCGTCCAGCTTCGAGCCGGGCGGCGCCTACGTGGCGGTGAAGAAGCCGCTGCTGGCCGACTTCGCCCCCTACGTGTTCCGCACGCGCGACTTCGGCAAGAGCTGGACGAAGATCGTGAACGGCATCCCGGCGAACGATTACGTCCACGTCGTCCGCGAAGACCCGACCCGCCGCGGCCTGCTCTATGCCGGCACGCAGCACGGGTTCTACATCTCGTATGACGACGGCGATCGGTGGCACCCGCTGTCGCTGAATCTGCCCGACGTGCCCATCGTCGATCTCTGGGTCGACGCCAACGCGATCGCCATCGCGACGCACGGCCGCAGCTTCTACGTGCTGGACGACCTCGCCGCGCTGCGTCAGGCCGGCGGCTCGACCGCGGCCGCGTCAGGCGAGTTCGTGTTGTACAAACCGGCGGATGCGATCCGCGGCGTGGGAGCCGCGAGCATTCCGTACTTGCTGCGCAAGCCGGCGCAGAAGATGACGATCGAGATCCTCGACGGGAAAGGCCAGGTCGTCGGCACGATTCAGGGCGCTCCACCGGCGGCGGGCGGAAGAGGGGCGAGAGGTGCGGCGCCGGAAACGGGTGAAGAAGCGGCGGGGGGCGGCGGCCGCGGGCGCGGCGGCCCGCCCACCGCGTCGATGGCGGCGGGGCTGAATCGCGCGAGCTGGACGCTCAACTATCCGGGCGCCGTCACCTTCCCGGGCATGATCCTGTGGGGCGCGACGACCAACGGGCCGCTGGCGCTGCCCGGTACCTACCAGGTGCGGATGAGCGTCGACGGCCAGACGCAGACGCAGCCGCTCGTCGTCCGCAAACATCCGCTGCGCAACACGCCGGACGCCGATCTCGCGGAGCAGTTCAACCTGGGGATTCAGATCCGCGACAAGATCAGCGAAGCCAACAATGCCGTCATCCAGATCCGCCGCATCAAGGACGCGATCAACGAGCGGCTGAAGAAGTCGCCGGACGCGCAGCTGAAGACCGCGGGCGACGAACTGCTGATCGGCCTGAGCGCCGTCGAACAGGACATCTACCAGGTCAGGAACCAGAGCGGACAGGATCCGCTCAACTTCCCGATCAAGACGAACAACCGTCTGGCGTCGCTGCTCGGCATGACGCTGCGCGGCGAGGGCAAGCCGACGGCGAACATCTATCCGATCTTCGAGGACCTGAAGAAGGAGCTGAAGGCCGAGACCGATCGCCTCGAGCGTCTGCTGA is drawn from Vicinamibacterales bacterium and contains these coding sequences:
- a CDS encoding cation:proton antiporter; protein product: MTTELLFHVLLALAIVVIAGRVLGVLVARVGQPPVIGEVLAGILLGPSLLGAVAPGVEAFLFPAAARPTLGVIAQIGVILYMFVVGLEFDPRSLRRRAAPYVVTSLASIAVPFALGWALAAATHRGLSQPGVPFLAFAMFMGVAMSITAFPVLARILTDRGLSRTELGTAALTCAAVDDVSAWCLLAITVGIARATLFDAAVVLGLTVAFIAAMFLVVRPIAVRLTEDADGELSHAAVTWALAGLLASAVVAELIGIHAIFGAFLFGAVVPAGSTLARRLQHDRTPVVTILFLPAFFAVTGLRTEIGLLASWQDWAICLSIVVLATAGKFGGTLLAARLTGMPQRLGVRLGILMNTRGLMELVVLNVGLDLGVISPRLFTMMVIMALVTTAMTTPMLDLVPPDRREEEEHAERRAHA